A single genomic interval of Tursiops truncatus isolate mTurTru1 chromosome 16, mTurTru1.mat.Y, whole genome shotgun sequence harbors:
- the PRF1 gene encoding perforin-1 encodes MASRALLPSVLLLLLPTPTPAPCYTAARSECRRNLKFVPGSWLAGEGVDVTSLRRSGSFPVDTQRFLRSDGTCTLCRNALQQGAVQRLPLALTDWRAQGSGCNRKVVKGEGRSTEEVAGAAANTIRNDWRVGLDVTPKPSINTRVTMAGSHSQEANFAAQKTHQDQYRFSLDSVECRFYSFHLVHAPPLHPEFKRALKTLPPHFNISTEPDYQRLISSYGTHFIRSMELGGRISALTALRTCELALEGLTAQEVEDCLAVEAEVSIKSHTSASLAFKKCEEKKKQHKMGTSFHQAYRERCSEVVGGHHTSMHDLLFGNQAGPEQFSAWVASLQDSPGLVDYTLEPLHMLLDSQDPQREALRQAVSKYVTDRARWRDCSRPCPPGQRKNPKDPCQCLCHGSAAINQDCCPRKRGLARLEVMNFVATGLWGDLTTATDAYLKVFFGGQELRTDTVQNNNHPRWMTRLDFGDVVLTTGGPLRVQVWDADYGWDDDLLGTCDQTPKSGSHEVKCCLKHGHLRFSYHAKCLPHLAGGTCLEYAPQGLLGEPPGNRSGPVW; translated from the exons ATGGCCTCCCGAGCGCTCCTCCCCAGCGTCCTCCTCCTGCTTCTGCccacacccacccctgccccctgctaCACGGCCGCACGCTCTGAGTGCCGGCGCAACCTCAAGTTCGTGCCCGGCTCCTGGCTGGCAGGGGAGGGCGTGGATGTGACCAGCCTCCGGCGCTCAGGCTCCTTCCCGGTGGACACACAGCGCTTCCTGCGGTCCGACGGCACCTGCACCCTCTGCCGCAACGCCCTGCAGCAGGGCGCCGTCCAGCGACTGCCCCTGGCGCTCACCGACTGGCGCGCCCAGGGCTCGGGCTGCAACCGCAAAGTGGTCAAGGGTGAGGGTCGCTCCACCGAGGAGGTGGCTGGGGCGGCGGCCAACACCATCCGTAACGACTGGCGGGTGGGGCTGGACGTGACTCCCAAGCCCAGCATCAACACGCGCGTGACCATGGCGGGCTCGCACTCCCAGGAAGCCAACTTCGCGGCCCAGAAGACTCACCAGGACCAGTACCGCTTCAGCCTGGACTCAGTGGAGTGTCGCTTCTACAG TTTCCACCTGGTGCACGCTCCCCCACTGCACCCTGAGTTCAAGAGGGCCCTCAAGACCCTGCCCCCCCACTTCAACATCTCCACCGAGCCTGACTACCAGAGGCTCATCTCCAGCTATGGTACCCACTTCATCCGGTCCATGGAGCTGGGCGGCCGCATCTCGGCCCTCACCGCCCTGCGCACCTGCGAGCTGGCCCTGGAAGGGCTCACGGCCCAGGAGGTTGAGGACTGCCTGGCCGTCGAGGCCGAGGTCAGCATAAAAAGCCACACCAGTGCCTCGTTGGCATTCAAGAAGTGTGAGGAGAAGAAGAAACAGCACAAGATGGGGACCTCCTTCCACCAGGCCTACCGGGAACGCTGCTCTGAGGTCGTTGGCGGCCACCACACGTCCATGCATGACCTGCTGTTCGGGAACCAGGCCGGGCCCGAGCAGTTCTCAGCCTGGGTGGCCTCGTTGCAGGACAGCCCCGGCCTGGTGGACTACACGCTAGAGCCGCTCCACATGCTCCTGGACAGCCAGGACCCGCAGCGGGAGGCGCTCAGGCAGGCTGTGAGCAAGTACGTGACGGACAGGGCACGCTGGAGGGACTGCAGCCGCCCGTGCCCCCCGGGGCAGCGCAAGAACCCTAAGGACCCGTGCCAGTGCCTGTGCCATGGCTCGGCGGCCATCAACCAGGACTGCTGTCCCAGGAAGAGGGGCCTAGCCCGCCTGGAGGTCATGAACTTCGTGGCGACGGGTCTGTGGGGAGACTTGACCACTGCCACGGACGCCTACCTGAAGGTCTTCTTCGGCGGCCAGGAGCTGAGGACCGACACGGTGCAGAACAATAACCACCCCAGGTGGATGACACGGCTGGACTTCGGGGATGTGGTTCTGACCACAGGGGGCCCCCTGAGGGTGCAGGTCTGGGATGCAGACTATGGCTGGGACGACGACCTTCTCGGTACCTGTGACCAGACTCCAAAGTCTGGCTCACACGAGGTGAAGTGCTGTCTGAAGCATGGTCACCTGAGATTCTCCTACCACGCTAAGTGCTTGCCCCACCTGGCAGGGGGGACATGCCTGGAGTATGCGCCCCAAGGGCTTCTGGGGGAGCCTCCAGGAAACCGGAGTGGGCCAGTGTGGTGA